From the Chitinolyticbacter meiyuanensis genome, one window contains:
- a CDS encoding NAD(P)H-hydrate dehydratase, producing MAHSTSAATQRIDEDWLRHHPLPQPGAGSDKESRGHVLVVGGSPQIPGAILLAATAALRAGAGKLVVATCEQVAPLLATALPEARVIALPQTADGALAVAGVDDLAELTGDIDALLVGPGMQHEATTVAFARRLLAATACPAVLDAYAMGAIPSASRPHTVVTPHAGEMAHLSGLSKDEVVQRPCEIATAAAEDWQATVVLKGAASWIAAPDHHAWLHVGGNAGLGVSGSGDVLAGGIVGLLARGLPPLHGSAWGVALHARAGELLAQRIGPLGYLAREIADALPQVMARYG from the coding sequence ATGGCGCATTCCACATCGGCGGCAACGCAACGGATCGACGAGGATTGGCTGAGGCACCATCCGCTGCCCCAACCCGGTGCGGGCAGTGACAAGGAAAGTCGCGGCCATGTGCTGGTTGTCGGCGGCTCGCCGCAAATACCCGGCGCCATTCTCCTGGCGGCGACTGCCGCCCTGCGTGCTGGTGCGGGCAAGCTGGTGGTCGCCACCTGCGAGCAGGTAGCACCTTTGCTAGCCACTGCACTCCCCGAAGCCCGGGTGATTGCGCTGCCGCAAACGGCAGATGGCGCTCTCGCAGTGGCGGGTGTCGATGACTTGGCTGAACTTACTGGGGACATCGATGCGCTGCTGGTCGGCCCCGGCATGCAGCATGAAGCCACAACGGTTGCGTTTGCCCGGCGCCTGCTCGCAGCTACGGCATGCCCCGCCGTGCTCGATGCCTATGCGATGGGCGCGATCCCAAGCGCGAGTCGCCCACACACGGTAGTCACACCACACGCTGGCGAAATGGCCCATCTGAGCGGGCTCAGCAAGGATGAGGTGGTGCAAAGGCCGTGTGAAATCGCCACTGCAGCTGCGGAGGATTGGCAGGCCACCGTGGTGCTGAAGGGCGCAGCCAGCTGGATCGCGGCGCCTGATCACCATGCCTGGCTGCACGTCGGCGGGAATGCCGGCCTCGGTGTTTCGGGGTCGGGCGATGTCTTGGCGGGGGGCATTGTCGGCCTGCTGGCGCGGGGACTGCCACCGCTGCATGGCAGCGCTTGGGGCGTAGCGCTGCATGCGCGGGCGGGCGAGTTGCTGGCGCAACGCATTGGCCCGTTGGGATACCTCGCCCGCGAGATCGCGGATGCGTTGCCGCAGGTGATGGCGCGCTACGGCTGA
- a CDS encoding class I SAM-dependent methyltransferase, with protein sequence MMSNHETGFRNWFDQDGQAYARLRPEYPEQLVTFLTSVSPDTGLAVDIGCGSGQLTKLLAYHYASVIGLDASADQLEHAAHGERIRYQQANAEALPLGDHGVDLITCAQAAHWFDLPRFYDEVRRVCRDYGIVALITYGVPTLPAPLNERFRRFYDDEIGPFWPAERKLVDSGYAALDFPFEEILAPELDIRLDWNLTEFLGYIATWSAVKRANEAGKSDILQAFAHEFADAWGDADSRRVITWPLNVRVGRVRAEGAVEPA encoded by the coding sequence ATGATGTCGAATCACGAAACCGGATTCCGTAACTGGTTTGATCAGGATGGCCAAGCCTATGCGCGGCTCCGCCCGGAATACCCGGAGCAGCTGGTCACTTTTCTCACTTCCGTCTCGCCCGATACCGGCCTTGCTGTGGATATCGGTTGCGGCAGCGGGCAACTGACCAAGCTGCTGGCCTACCACTACGCCTCGGTGATCGGGCTCGATGCCAGCGCCGACCAGCTTGAACACGCGGCGCACGGCGAGCGCATCCGCTACCAGCAGGCCAACGCCGAGGCACTGCCACTGGGCGATCACGGCGTGGACTTGATCACCTGCGCCCAAGCCGCGCACTGGTTCGATCTGCCCAGGTTCTACGATGAAGTCCGCCGGGTGTGCAGGGATTACGGCATCGTCGCACTGATCACCTATGGCGTGCCGACGCTGCCCGCGCCGCTCAACGAACGCTTTCGCCGTTTCTACGACGACGAGATCGGCCCGTTCTGGCCGGCGGAGCGCAAACTGGTCGACAGCGGCTATGCCGCCCTCGATTTCCCGTTCGAGGAAATCCTGGCGCCCGAACTCGATATCCGGCTGGATTGGAACCTGACCGAATTCCTCGGCTATATCGCGACCTGGTCCGCCGTCAAACGCGCGAACGAAGCAGGCAAGTCGGACATCCTGCAGGCATTTGCCCATGAGTTTGCCGATGCCTGGGGCGACGCTGATTCCCGTCGCGTGATCACGTGGCCTTTGAATGTGCGGGTGGGGCGGGTGCGTGCTGAGGGCGCTGTCGAGCCGGCATAG
- the ligD gene encoding DNA ligase D → MSLDKYWQKRDFSKTPEPRGKVARDADELAFYIQKHAAKRLHYDFRLQIAGTLKSWAVPKGPSLDPHEKRLAVEVEDHPLDYGEFEGTIPERQYGAGSVLLWDRGRWAPEGDPAEGYRQGRLRFALHGEKLHGQWSLVRMARRDDDRHDNWLLIKSDDDEARAGPEAEITELRPESVKTAAPTAARRKSTRSADKLPPLLQPQLATLIGKAPSHGHWLVEVKYDGYRILARVDDAGAVHLYSRNGNDWTSRMQPVANAVTGLDLRNSWLDGEVVALDVHGHISFQALQNAFSAGEPARLVYFVFDLPFAHGEDLRQLPQRERKARLAALLEDVDDAAVRYSDHLDGNVKEAFAHACRHGLEGIIVKQADAAYASARSRNWLKVKCSQRQEFVIGGYTEPSGQRTGLGALLLGVHDEAGKLVYAGRVGTGFSDATLALLQRKLVALRRETTPFAEPPHGHRAAGVHWVKPQLVAEVRFADWTEQGLLRQAAFLGLREDKPATAIVRESPDDHAAADREPPPAGKSGRTVEARSKGPAQRDATVAGVVITHPSRIVFADSSMTKLDLATYYAAVAEHMLPHLAGRPLSLVRCPSGSRQPCFFQKHLGDSLPATIDRITVPEGDGTAEYVTVDNVAALVALVQYGVQEFHTWGARGDKPMQPDRLIFDLDPAPDVAWTRVREAALLVRGVLEELGLAAFLKTTGGKGLHVEAPLIRGVEWDEAKAFARSVAEHLAATLPDRFTTKLAKQQRGGKIFIDYLRNGLGATAVAAFSTRARPGAPVATPITWAELEAGVESASFTVENIGERLAQLKSDPWDGYAAARRRLTQAMIGTLADAARRRTRGRA, encoded by the coding sequence ATGAGTCTGGACAAATACTGGCAGAAGCGCGATTTCAGCAAGACACCGGAACCGCGCGGCAAGGTGGCGCGGGATGCCGACGAGCTGGCTTTCTATATCCAGAAGCACGCGGCGAAACGGCTGCATTACGACTTTCGCCTGCAGATCGCCGGCACGCTCAAGAGCTGGGCGGTGCCCAAGGGGCCGAGCCTGGATCCGCACGAAAAGCGCCTCGCGGTGGAGGTCGAGGACCATCCGCTCGACTATGGCGAATTCGAAGGCACCATCCCCGAGCGGCAATACGGTGCTGGCAGCGTGCTGCTGTGGGATCGCGGCCGCTGGGCGCCGGAAGGCGATCCGGCCGAAGGTTACCGCCAGGGCCGGCTGCGCTTTGCGTTGCACGGCGAGAAACTGCATGGCCAATGGTCGTTGGTGCGCATGGCACGGCGCGACGACGATCGCCATGACAACTGGCTGTTGATCAAGTCCGACGACGACGAGGCCCGCGCCGGCCCCGAGGCCGAAATCACCGAACTGCGGCCGGAAAGCGTGAAGACCGCCGCCCCGACTGCAGCCAGGCGCAAGTCCACACGCAGCGCCGACAAGCTGCCGCCGCTGCTGCAACCGCAGCTTGCCACGCTGATCGGCAAGGCGCCCAGCCACGGCCACTGGCTGGTCGAGGTGAAGTACGACGGCTACCGCATCCTCGCACGCGTGGACGACGCGGGTGCGGTGCACCTGTATAGCCGCAATGGCAACGATTGGACGAGCCGGATGCAGCCGGTGGCCAATGCCGTGACCGGGCTCGACCTGCGCAACAGCTGGCTTGACGGCGAGGTGGTGGCGCTCGATGTACATGGCCACATCAGTTTCCAGGCGCTGCAGAATGCGTTTTCCGCCGGCGAGCCGGCCCGGCTGGTCTACTTCGTGTTCGACCTGCCATTCGCGCACGGCGAGGACCTGCGCCAGCTTCCGCAGCGCGAGCGCAAGGCACGACTGGCTGCGCTGCTGGAGGATGTGGACGACGCGGCCGTGCGCTACAGCGACCATCTCGACGGCAACGTGAAGGAGGCATTCGCCCATGCCTGCCGCCACGGGCTGGAGGGCATCATCGTCAAGCAGGCCGATGCCGCCTATGCATCGGCGCGCTCGCGCAACTGGCTGAAAGTGAAATGCAGCCAGCGCCAGGAGTTCGTGATCGGTGGTTATACCGAGCCGAGCGGACAACGCACCGGCCTTGGCGCATTGCTGCTGGGCGTGCACGACGAGGCGGGGAAACTGGTCTACGCCGGCCGGGTGGGCACCGGTTTCAGCGACGCGACGCTGGCACTGCTGCAGCGCAAGCTCGTGGCATTGCGGCGCGAGACCACGCCGTTCGCCGAGCCGCCGCATGGGCATCGCGCTGCCGGTGTGCATTGGGTGAAGCCGCAGTTGGTCGCTGAAGTGCGTTTTGCCGACTGGACTGAGCAGGGACTATTGCGGCAGGCGGCCTTTCTGGGCCTGCGCGAGGACAAACCCGCCACCGCCATCGTGCGCGAATCTCCCGACGACCATGCTGCGGCCGACCGTGAACCACCGCCTGCGGGCAAGTCCGGCCGCACGGTCGAGGCGCGCAGCAAGGGCCCTGCACAGCGCGATGCCACGGTGGCCGGTGTGGTGATCACGCATCCGTCGCGCATCGTGTTTGCCGACAGCAGCATGACCAAGCTCGATCTCGCCACCTACTACGCCGCTGTGGCCGAGCACATGTTGCCGCATTTGGCAGGGCGGCCGCTGTCGCTGGTGCGCTGCCCCAGTGGCTCGCGTCAGCCGTGCTTTTTCCAGAAGCACCTCGGTGACAGCCTGCCTGCCACGATCGATCGCATCACCGTGCCCGAGGGCGACGGCACTGCCGAGTACGTAACGGTCGACAATGTGGCCGCCTTGGTGGCGCTGGTGCAGTACGGTGTGCAGGAGTTCCACACCTGGGGCGCGCGCGGCGACAAGCCGATGCAGCCGGACCGGCTGATCTTCGACCTCGACCCGGCGCCCGACGTGGCTTGGACGCGCGTGCGCGAGGCGGCGCTGCTGGTGCGTGGCGTGCTGGAGGAGCTGGGGCTGGCGGCCTTTCTCAAGACCACCGGGGGCAAGGGGCTACACGTGGAGGCACCGCTGATTCGCGGCGTGGAATGGGATGAGGCCAAGGCTTTTGCCCGCAGCGTGGCTGAGCACCTGGCGGCGACATTGCCCGATCGCTTCACCACCAAGCTGGCCAAGCAGCAGCGCGGCGGCAAGATCTTTATCGATTACCTGCGCAACGGCCTTGGAGCGACCGCCGTTGCCGCCTTTTCCACTCGCGCCCGCCCGGGCGCGCCGGTCGCCACGCCAATTACCTGGGCGGAACTGGAGGCGGGCGTGGAATCGGCCAGCTTCACCGTCGAAAACATTGGCGAGCGCTTGGCGCAGCTGAAGAGCGATCCGTGGGATGGCTATGCCGCCGCCCGCCGTCGGCTGACCCAGGCCATGATCGGCACGCTGGCTGACGCCGCACGGCGGCGCACCCGTGGCCGCGCTTGA
- the ku gene encoding non-homologous end joining protein Ku, whose protein sequence is MARALWKGAISFGLIHIPVELFPAEQRDELDLDLIDRRDFAPIGYRRVNKHTGEEVPRDEIVKGFEYEEDQYVVLGEDELKSANVKATQTVDLLAFVPVADISLLHFEQPYYLAPTRGGTKVYALLRETLRRAGKAGIGQVVIRTRQHLALITPLEEVLVLNTLRYPHELRDWSQLSLPERSLKAAGVAEREVKMALSLVESMSEDWAPEQYRDTYRDDVLALIDRKIAAKQTHTLAPVREDEEAPTGGDNVVDLMALLKRSLAGGEDKPAKPARRSGRSTPAPTAKAARAEPIKRKRA, encoded by the coding sequence ATGGCGCGTGCGTTATGGAAAGGAGCGATCAGCTTTGGCCTGATCCACATCCCGGTGGAGCTGTTTCCCGCCGAGCAGCGGGACGAGCTCGACCTCGACCTGATCGACCGCCGCGATTTCGCGCCGATCGGCTACCGGCGCGTCAACAAGCACACCGGCGAGGAAGTGCCGCGCGACGAGATCGTGAAGGGCTTTGAATACGAGGAAGACCAGTACGTGGTGCTGGGCGAGGACGAGCTGAAGTCCGCCAACGTCAAGGCCACGCAGACGGTGGACCTGCTGGCCTTTGTGCCGGTTGCCGATATCTCGCTGCTGCATTTCGAGCAGCCTTACTACTTGGCGCCAACGCGTGGCGGCACCAAGGTCTATGCATTGCTGCGCGAAACGCTGCGGCGGGCGGGCAAGGCGGGCATCGGTCAGGTGGTGATCCGCACCCGGCAGCACCTCGCACTGATCACGCCGCTGGAGGAGGTGCTGGTGCTCAATACGCTGCGCTATCCGCACGAGCTGCGCGATTGGTCACAGCTGTCGCTGCCGGAGCGCAGCCTGAAAGCGGCCGGCGTGGCCGAGCGCGAGGTGAAGATGGCGCTGTCGCTGGTCGAGAGCATGAGCGAGGACTGGGCTCCCGAGCAGTATCGCGATACCTACCGTGATGATGTGCTGGCGCTGATCGATCGCAAGATCGCTGCCAAGCAGACCCACACGCTGGCGCCGGTGCGCGAGGACGAGGAGGCACCCACCGGTGGTGACAACGTGGTTGACCTGATGGCGCTGCTCAAGCGCAGCCTGGCCGGTGGTGAGGACAAGCCCGCCAAGCCGGCCAGGCGATCGGGTCGCAGCACGCCTGCACCCACCGCCAAGGCGGCTCGTGCCGAGCCGATCAAGCGCAAGCGGGCGTGA
- a CDS encoding pyridoxamine 5'-phosphate oxidase family protein — protein MNDDHRALWEKLRHFRFGMLTTVDDQHQQLRSRPLTNQDIEFDGTLWFLTSDTTSTYREIDRDHLVNVSYADPDRGLFVSVSGHGRLLRDREKAATLWNPLYKAFFPEGLDDPHLVLLKVEVTEAEYWDSPAGPVRQLYRLAKSAVTGEPPYDDTEHRRIDTL, from the coding sequence ATGAACGACGATCACCGTGCGCTATGGGAAAAACTGCGCCACTTCCGCTTCGGCATGCTGACCACGGTGGACGACCAGCACCAGCAACTACGCAGCCGCCCGCTGACCAACCAGGACATCGAATTCGACGGCACGCTGTGGTTCCTCACCTCGGATACCACCTCCACCTACCGCGAGATCGATCGCGACCACCTGGTGAACGTGAGCTACGCCGATCCGGATCGCGGGTTGTTCGTGTCGGTGTCCGGCCACGGCCGGCTGCTGCGGGATCGCGAGAAGGCCGCCACGCTGTGGAACCCGCTGTACAAGGCCTTTTTCCCCGAAGGGCTCGACGATCCGCACTTGGTGCTGCTGAAGGTCGAGGTGACCGAAGCCGAGTACTGGGACAGCCCGGCCGGACCGGTGCGCCAGCTCTACCGGCTGGCCAAATCGGCAGTCACCGGCGAGCCGCCGTATGACGATACCGAGCACCGCCGGATCGATACGCTGTGA
- a CDS encoding DUF2158 domain-containing protein, translating into MRFEIGDIVVLKGDTRLLMSVVAVEAAAGDELVTCSWYDETGALREEVHRSQQLEHNLPSPTMH; encoded by the coding sequence ATGAGATTCGAAATCGGCGACATCGTGGTACTGAAGGGCGACACCCGCCTGTTGATGAGCGTGGTGGCAGTCGAGGCCGCTGCCGGGGATGAGCTGGTCACCTGCAGCTGGTACGACGAAACCGGGGCGCTGCGCGAAGAAGTGCATCGCTCCCAGCAGCTGGAACACAACCTGCCCTCGCCTACCATGCACTGA
- a CDS encoding cation:proton antiporter, whose amino-acid sequence MDATTPFHFAVWSLLVGLLLVTMALAGSLLRRLPLSMTMLYLGAGYLLGVTGFADLNPRQDAILLERLAEVALLISLFGAGLKLGVPLRDRRWQLPLRLATVSMLLTVAGVALLAHFAAGLPWGAAVLLGAILAPTDPVLASDVQVAHPNDGDTLRFGLTGEGGLNDGTAFPLVMLGLGLLGMHELGDNGWRWLAIDVLWAVSAGLAIGALLGGWTGRLVTYLRIRHGEAVGLEEFLALGLVGCAYGLAQLCHGYGFLAVFAAGLALRRFDRPDADADIPAVPALPDHREAVATDPDSAAAYLKHTMLSFSEQLERVAEVVIVLLLGVLLARLDHLPPALWLIPLLFLLVRPAAVWLGTLGLRQPPPNRWLIGWFGVRGIGSVYYLFYAINHGLPHDLISPFVALTLLAVAASVLVHGISITPLMQRRARRSGGTDSP is encoded by the coding sequence ATGGACGCCACCACACCTTTTCACTTTGCCGTCTGGTCGCTGCTGGTCGGCCTGCTGCTCGTCACCATGGCGCTGGCTGGATCGCTGCTACGCCGCCTGCCGCTCAGCATGACCATGCTCTACCTCGGCGCCGGCTACCTGCTGGGCGTGACCGGCTTCGCCGATCTCAACCCGAGGCAGGATGCGATCCTGCTCGAACGGCTGGCGGAGGTTGCGCTGCTGATCTCGCTGTTCGGCGCCGGTCTCAAGCTGGGCGTGCCGCTACGGGATAGGCGCTGGCAGCTGCCGCTGCGCCTGGCCACTGTGAGCATGCTGCTCACGGTGGCCGGCGTGGCGCTGCTGGCCCATTTCGCTGCCGGCCTGCCTTGGGGCGCCGCAGTGTTGCTCGGTGCCATCCTCGCCCCGACCGATCCGGTGCTGGCCTCTGACGTGCAGGTGGCCCATCCCAATGATGGCGATACCTTGCGATTCGGCCTGACCGGCGAAGGGGGGTTGAACGACGGCACCGCGTTCCCGCTGGTGATGCTGGGGCTGGGCCTGCTGGGCATGCATGAGCTCGGCGACAACGGCTGGCGCTGGCTGGCCATCGACGTACTCTGGGCGGTGAGTGCCGGCCTCGCTATCGGCGCGCTACTGGGTGGCTGGACCGGCCGTTTGGTCACTTACCTGCGCATCCGCCATGGCGAAGCGGTCGGGCTGGAGGAATTCCTGGCACTCGGTCTCGTCGGCTGCGCCTACGGGCTGGCGCAGCTGTGCCACGGCTACGGCTTTCTGGCGGTGTTTGCTGCGGGGCTGGCGCTGCGCCGGTTCGACCGTCCCGACGCGGATGCCGATATCCCCGCAGTGCCAGCGTTGCCGGATCATCGTGAGGCGGTCGCCACCGATCCGGATTCGGCAGCGGCCTACCTCAAGCATACGATGCTGTCGTTCAGCGAGCAGCTCGAACGCGTGGCCGAAGTGGTCATCGTGTTGCTGCTCGGTGTGCTGCTGGCGCGCCTCGATCATCTGCCACCGGCGCTGTGGCTGATCCCGCTGCTGTTCCTGCTGGTGCGCCCCGCCGCCGTGTGGCTGGGCACGCTGGGCTTAAGGCAGCCTCCTCCGAACCGCTGGCTGATCGGCTGGTTCGGCGTGCGCGGCATCGGCTCGGTCTACTACCTGTTCTACGCGATCAATCACGGCCTGCCGCACGACCTGATCAGCCCCTTCGTGGCGCTCACGCTGCTCGCCGTCGCCGCGTCGGTGCTGGTGCACGGCATATCCATCACGCCGCTGATGCAGCGCCGGGCGCGCCGCAGCGGCGGCACCGATTCCCCCTGA
- a CDS encoding low affinity iron permease family protein produces the protein MISMTQRFAGFAQWASTAAGSPFAFSTATGLVVLWGLSGPMFGFSNTWQLLINTGTTILTFLMVFLIQSSQNRDTQALQLKLDELIRAVHGARNHMIEAEKMDDEEIAELKKEYARLAAETRDTLDSTRDHLAAIEHRSRQEPAA, from the coding sequence ATGATCAGCATGACCCAGCGTTTTGCCGGCTTCGCCCAATGGGCCTCCACCGCGGCCGGCTCCCCGTTCGCCTTCTCCACGGCAACCGGGCTGGTGGTGCTCTGGGGGCTGAGCGGGCCCATGTTCGGCTTCTCGAACACCTGGCAGCTGCTGATCAACACCGGCACCACCATCCTCACCTTCCTGATGGTGTTCCTGATCCAGAGCTCGCAGAACCGTGACACCCAGGCGCTGCAACTGAAGCTCGACGAACTGATCCGCGCCGTGCATGGCGCACGCAACCATATGATCGAAGCGGAGAAGATGGACGACGAGGAGATCGCCGAACTGAAGAAGGAATACGCCCGACTTGCCGCCGAAACGCGCGATACGCTGGACAGCACCCGCGATCATCTCGCCGCGATCGAGCACCGGAGCCGGCAGGAGCCGGCCGCCTAG
- a CDS encoding SOS response-associated peptidase family protein has protein sequence MDFHYLAPTRQALEYYFQLGLPAKRWSVGIQPEEEAPVIIRNDEGQPQVVMASFGLIPGMKRPLDVEASATEVVAGSALVSEFPYQAHWDKGLRCLIPMMAFIVHNAESAKPRRWCVGTANGTPFAAAGVWRPWREDDGATRYSFTLATIPAASHPVMKLLPVATQQRTKVMPIVIPEAFYDAWLTAERPEEVQSLLSRMPAELMTAAPCPARVAR, from the coding sequence TTGGACTTTCACTATCTGGCCCCCACCCGTCAAGCGCTGGAGTACTACTTTCAGCTCGGGCTGCCTGCCAAACGCTGGTCCGTCGGCATCCAGCCGGAGGAGGAGGCGCCGGTGATCATCCGCAACGACGAAGGCCAGCCCCAGGTGGTGATGGCGAGCTTCGGCCTCATTCCCGGCATGAAGCGCCCGTTGGATGTCGAAGCCAGCGCCACCGAGGTGGTCGCTGGCAGCGCGCTGGTGTCGGAATTCCCCTATCAAGCACATTGGGACAAGGGCCTGCGCTGCCTGATCCCGATGATGGCGTTCATCGTGCACAACGCCGAATCAGCCAAGCCGCGGCGCTGGTGTGTCGGCACCGCCAACGGCACGCCGTTCGCCGCCGCCGGCGTATGGCGGCCATGGCGCGAGGACGATGGCGCCACACGGTACAGCTTTACGCTGGCCACCATCCCTGCGGCCAGCCACCCGGTCATGAAACTGCTACCAGTGGCTACCCAGCAACGTACCAAGGTGATGCCCATCGTCATTCCCGAGGCGTTCTACGATGCCTGGCTGACCGCAGAGCGGCCGGAAGAGGTGCAAAGCCTGCTGTCGCGTATGCCTGCCGAATTGATGACCGCGGCACCGTGCCCGGCGCGGGTCGCCCGCTAG
- a CDS encoding substrate-binding periplasmic protein, protein MTLRSLLLAWALIWPATCSAGQYLIAVEALDFSPFYDGAGREYRGYARDLLDAFSRRYHHRFTYVALPVERLYLEFYSKRRYDFKFPDNPRWQTALKAGLTPRYSAPAVTVTESLMVRPAQRDIGFNQIDTIATVRGFSAWPFRSDPWLKIVYADSTESLVNMLLGGRVDGIFFAEDSITHYLARTGRHGLAVRADRITHYHPEFSLATLKHPEVIEQFNAFLAEEQTLIQSLQAKYGIHADNWHAHPPLLVP, encoded by the coding sequence ATGACGCTCCGCTCCCTGCTGCTGGCATGGGCATTGATCTGGCCTGCCACCTGCAGTGCAGGCCAGTACCTGATCGCCGTGGAAGCGCTTGATTTCTCGCCGTTCTACGACGGCGCTGGCCGCGAATATCGGGGGTATGCACGCGATCTGCTCGATGCCTTCTCCCGCCGCTACCATCACCGCTTCACCTACGTGGCTCTGCCGGTGGAGCGGCTGTACCTGGAGTTCTATTCAAAGCGCCGCTACGACTTCAAATTCCCGGATAACCCGCGCTGGCAGACGGCGCTGAAGGCTGGCCTCACGCCTCGCTACAGCGCGCCGGCCGTCACGGTGACCGAAAGCCTGATGGTGCGTCCCGCGCAACGCGACATCGGCTTCAATCAGATCGATACCATCGCCACCGTGCGCGGCTTCAGTGCCTGGCCGTTCCGCAGCGATCCCTGGCTGAAGATCGTGTACGCCGACTCGACCGAAAGCCTCGTCAACATGTTGCTGGGTGGTCGGGTCGACGGCATCTTCTTTGCCGAGGACAGCATCACGCACTATCTGGCGCGCACTGGCCGGCATGGCCTCGCCGTCCGCGCCGACCGCATCACCCACTACCATCCGGAATTCAGCCTGGCTACGCTCAAGCACCCCGAAGTGATCGAACAGTTCAACGCCTTCCTCGCCGAGGAACAAACGCTGATCCAGTCGCTACAGGCCAAGTACGGCATCCATGCCGACAATTGGCACGCCCACCCGCCGCTGCTGGTGCCTTGA
- a CDS encoding hemerythrin domain-containing protein → MKSTSTSKSSSTSRRTSSRATGSRSGTTAARRAPDAVKSLKNDHAKVKALFKSFEAARSKAEKAKIAAETCLELTVHTRIEEEVFYPAVRKALQKEGELLDEAEIEHASVKTLIEQLKAAEPGTTRFNALYDVIREYVLHHVKEEEREMFPKVKEAKSLDLQALGEQLEARREAVRQEELSGEGSPQALH, encoded by the coding sequence ATGAAATCCACCAGCACCAGCAAATCGAGTTCCACTTCCCGCCGGACCAGCAGTCGCGCCACGGGCAGCCGAAGCGGTACCACTGCCGCGCGCCGCGCGCCGGATGCCGTGAAATCGCTAAAGAACGACCACGCCAAGGTCAAGGCGCTGTTCAAGTCGTTCGAAGCCGCCCGCAGCAAGGCCGAGAAGGCCAAGATCGCTGCCGAGACCTGTCTGGAGCTGACCGTCCACACCCGTATCGAGGAAGAGGTGTTCTATCCGGCGGTACGCAAGGCGCTGCAGAAGGAGGGCGAGCTTCTGGACGAAGCCGAGATCGAGCATGCCAGCGTGAAGACGCTGATCGAGCAACTGAAGGCCGCCGAGCCGGGCACCACTCGTTTCAATGCGCTCTACGACGTGATCCGCGAATACGTGCTGCATCACGTGAAGGAAGAGGAGCGGGAGATGTTCCCCAAGGTGAAGGAAGCCAAGTCGCTCGACCTGCAGGCGCTCGGCGAGCAGCTGGAAGCGCGCCGTGAAGCGGTGCGGCAGGAAGAGTTGTCGGGCGAGGGCAGTCCGCAGGCGCTGCACTGA